In Nicotiana tabacum cultivar K326 chromosome 2, ASM71507v2, whole genome shotgun sequence, the following proteins share a genomic window:
- the LOC142168002 gene encoding uncharacterized protein LOC142168002 produces the protein MEKVWQKLILVKHELKKLHTKEFKRVREKVQTIRRQLQETQEKMQDPDHQTSLFDTEKELRGKLEKWGVIEESIMRQKSRTQWLKLGDSNSAYFYACLKNRTTMNSIKSLVNQYGKLLQNEQEVKEEVVRFYKELLGNATEQMPIINPEIMRNGPMLIREQQLKLIEPITTEEICIAMKNIDDNKAPRCDGFNAFFFKKAWSIIGEYVINATKYFFATEEIYKPINCIVVTLIPKVKSPSSIKEYIPISCCTNIKGAHYKDANGYG, from the coding sequence ATGGAGAAAGTGTGGCAGAAACTTATACTGGTAAAGCATGAATTGAAGAAGTTGCATACTAAAGAGTTCAAAAGGGTCAGAGAGAAAGTCCAAACAATTAGAAGGCAACTACAAGAGACACAAGAGAAAATGCAGGATCCAGATCACCAAACATCTCTGTTTGATACTGAGAAGGAGCTGAGAGGTAAATTAGAAAAATGGGGAGTGATAGAGGAAAGTATTATGAGGCAAAAATCAAGAACACAATGGTTAAAGCTTGGGGATTCAAACAGTGCATACTTCTATGCATGTCTGAAGAATAGAACTACTATGAATAGTATCAAATCTCTTGTGAATCAATATGGCAAGCTGCTGCAAAATGAACAAGAGGTGAAGGAGGAAGTAGTGAGATTCTATAAAGAATTACTGGGGAATGCTACTGAACAAATGCCTATAATTAATCCAGAAATAATGAGAAATGGTCCAATGCTGATAAGAGAACAACAATTGAAGCTAATAGAGCCAATCACCACAGAGGAGATTTGCATTGCAATGAAGAACATAGACGACAACAAAGCCCCAAGATGTGATGGTTTCAATGCTTTTTTCTTTAAGAAAGCATGGTCGATTATAGGGGAATATGTGATTAATGCAACAAAATATTTCTTTGCCACTGAGGAGATATATAAGCCAATCAACTGCATTGTTGTGACTTTGATCCCAAAGGTTAAAAGTCCAAGTTCAATTAAAGAGTACATACCAATCTCTTGTTGTACTAATATCAAAGGTGCTCACTACAAGGATGCAAATGGTTATGGATAG
- the LOC142168005 gene encoding uncharacterized protein LOC142168005: MDDSDAILYSGPHTIGNKPIITKGWTPDFNFKDEILKTIPLWVTLPNLPLNCWSADSLSRIGSGLGVPLYTDESTSKMERISYARILVEMDVTVSLPVAVKVQDPNGRKFSQRVDYMWKPEYCETCFMIGHCCKVTRQQENSKTVRINVQKKV, translated from the coding sequence ATGGATGATAGTGATGCGATTCTGTATTCTGGACCTCATACTATTGGCAATAAACCTATAATCACAAAAGGCTGGACACCTGACTTTAATTTCAAGGATGAAATTCTGAAAACTATTCCACTGTGGGTCACTTTACCAAATCTCCCATTGAATTGCTGGAGTGCTGATTCTCTGAGTAGGATTGGGAGTGGGCTAGGGGTACCTTTGTACACAGATGAGTCTACATCTAAAATGGAAAGGATATCATATGCTCgaatacttgtagaaatggatgtAACAGTGTCACTTCCTGTAGCTGTCAAGGTGCAGGACCCAAATGGAAGGAAATTTAGTCAAAGGGTGGATTATATGTGGAAACCAGAATACTGTGAAACATGTTTTATGATTGGCCATTGCTGTAAAGtgacaaggcaacaagaaaattcaaaaactgTGAGGATCAATGTGCAGAAGAAAGTGTGA